One Halosegnis longus DNA window includes the following coding sequences:
- a CDS encoding ribonuclease H-like domain-containing protein, translating into MRIENSFIPVSGVGETTERKLWKAGATDWDSFDPSHVGPTTGERIEAFIDTARDRLDREDSRFFGERFPSSELWRCYENFRDDTVFFDIETTGLSPERDDVTTVSFHRDGDTTTLVRGDDLTAGNLREQLDGSLLVTFNGASFDVPFLEESFDLDIDTPHIDAMYAAKKVGLSGGLKAIEPEVGIERDRPDISGRDAVRLWREHERGQDGSLETLISYNREDTVHLQTLLDEVTDRLHDQTFVE; encoded by the coding sequence GAAAGCTCTGGAAGGCGGGGGCTACCGACTGGGACAGCTTCGACCCCAGCCACGTCGGCCCGACCACCGGCGAGCGAATCGAGGCGTTCATCGACACCGCCCGCGACCGCCTCGACCGCGAGGACAGCCGCTTTTTCGGCGAGCGATTCCCGTCGAGCGAGCTGTGGCGCTGTTACGAGAACTTCCGTGATGACACCGTCTTCTTCGATATCGAGACGACCGGGCTCTCCCCCGAACGCGACGACGTAACGACGGTCTCGTTCCACCGGGACGGCGACACCACGACCCTCGTCCGCGGGGACGACCTCACGGCCGGGAACCTCCGCGAGCAGTTGGACGGCTCCCTGCTCGTCACGTTCAACGGAGCCTCATTCGACGTACCGTTCCTCGAAGAGTCGTTCGACCTCGACATCGACACGCCCCACATCGACGCGATGTACGCCGCGAAGAAGGTGGGGCTGTCCGGCGGGCTGAAAGCCATCGAACCGGAGGTGGGTATCGAGCGCGACCGGCCCGACATCTCCGGGCGCGACGCCGTCCGACTGTGGCGCGAACACGAGCGCGGCCAGGACGGCTCGCTGGAGACGCTCATCTCCTACAACCGCGAGGACACGGTCCACCTGCAGACGCTGCTCGATGAGGTCACCGACCGCCTCCACGACCAGACCTTCGTCGAATGA